The genomic stretch TAGACCTTCTCAACCGGCAGAAAAACCTGCTTAACAACTTCGCCCCAGCCGCCACGGGAAATTTCCTTATCCAGGTACTCTTTTACCTTGCGCTCTTTGCCGCTCACCACCCGTAGCACATACCACTTGGTTTCCTGTTGTTGCGTTGTAGCTTGTTGTTCCTGTTCCATTAGTGAATTAATGAATAAATGAATTTGAGGCCGGACTGGGCAACGAGGTCCATTACCCATACAATAGCTGTAATGAGCAGAGTGGCAACCAGCACAATCAGGGTAGATTGCTGCAACTGGGTCCATGTTGGCCAACTAACCTTCTCTAGCAGTTCCTTATAGGATTCCCTGAAGTAGGTTGTTACTTTATTCATGATAGGATTGTTAATACTTTAAAGAGCACGGGTACTAGGATTCGAACCCAGATCTAAGGTTTTGGAGACCTCTATTCTACCGTTGAACTATACCCGTATAAAAGCCATTAGAGTCAGCGATCAGCTATTTAGCAAATATACTTAAAACCAGGGCTAACAGCTAAAAGCAAAACGCTAATGGCTTTTTAGTATTGAGAATTAATTACTTAATGATCTCAGTAACCTGACCGGCGCCTACTGTACGGCCACCTTCACGGATAGCGAACTTCAGACCTTTCTCCATCGCGATGGGTTGGATCAGTTTCACAGTCAGTGATGTGTTATCGCCAGGCATTACCATTTCAGTTCCTGCAGGCAGTTCGCACTCACCAGTTACGTCAGTGGTACGGAAGTAGAACTGAGGACGGTATTTGTTGAAGAACGGCGTGTGACGGCCACCTTCTTCCTTGCTCAGAACGTAAACTTCGCCTTTGAATTCAGTATGCGGAGTGATAGAACCGGGTTTAACCAGTACCATACCACGACGAACCTGTGTTTTTTCAATACCACGGAGCAGCAGACCAGCGTTGTCACCAGCTTCACCAGCATCCAGGAGTTTGCGGAACATTTCCACACCTGTTACAGTAGAAGACAGGGGAGCTTCCATCAGACCTACGATCTCAATGGCTTCACCAACTTTGATACGACCTCTTTCAATACGGCCGGTAGCAACAGTACCACGACCAGTGATAGAGAATACGTCTTCAACAGACATCAGGAACGGTTGATCAACCGGACGGGGAGGCAGAGGAATGTACTCATCCACTGCAGTCATCAGTTCTTCAACTGCTTTCACCCACTGTTCTTCACCAGCCAGAGCGCCGGTAGCAGAACCCTTGATGATAGGTGTATTGTCACCGTCGAAGCCATAGAAGCTCAACAGTTCACGAATTTCCATTTCTACCAGTTCCAGCAACTCAGGATCGTCCACCAGGTCAACTTTGTTCATAAAGACAACCATACGGGGAACACCTACCTGACGAGCCAGGAGGATGTGCTCTTTGGTCTGGGGCATAGGACCGTCAGTAGCAGCCACAACCAGGATAGCGCCGTCCATCTGAGCAGCACCGGTAATCATATTCTTCACATAGTCAGCGTGACCGGGGCAGTCAACGTGAGCATAGTGACGGTTAACCGTCTGATACTCTACGTGAGCTGTATTGATGGTGATACCACGTTCTTTTTCTTCAGGTGCAGCATCGATTTCATCGTATTTTTTTGCTTGCGCCATACCTGACTTTGCCAGAATTGTCGTAATGGCGGCTGTCAGCGTAGTTTTACCGTGGTCAATGTGACCGATGGTTCCGACGTTAACGTGAGGTTTGTCCCTCTTGAAAGTCTCTTTTGACATCGTTATCTGTTTTTAGTTGTGGTATACAAATTTAATAATCCGTCCTCATATCCAATCCTGGCAGTACAAGGAATATCATGTAGTTGAACGCTAAAAGCCGGTAAACCGGCCTGAAGCTGTACAAACTGTCAAACGCTTCAAAAAATCTGAGCCGTTAGTGAGAATCGAACTCACGACCTCTTCCCTACCAAGGAAGTGCTCTACCACTGAGCTACAACGGCCGGTATAGCCAACGAGAGCAATAGTAAATCCTCTCTATCGTACCTTTTGTGAGCGGGAGACGAGGCTCGAACTCGCCACCTATAGCTTGGAAGGCTATCGCTCTACCAAATGAGCTACTCCCGCATCGATTGCTGCCCTTCCCGCCACTGAACCAGTCAGGGAGCCAAGAATGCAGGCAGTCATCTGAAATCTTCTAAAGAACTTCGCAACAACCCATCGCTGATACAGATCAGCGCCTTGTTACGTCTGCCCTGTCACTTTCTTACCCGGGGCTTTTACCCCGCAAAGTGCAGGCAGATCTGGTGGGCAGGAGAGGATTCGAACCTCTGAAGTCGAAAGACAGCGGATTTACAGTCCGCCCCATTTGGCCGCTCTGGAACCTGCCCTATTCGTACAAATGATCCTGTCCGGTACAACCAGTGCATCCGCCAGGTCCCATTCTACGTATTTTCTGGAGCCACTTGTCGGAATCGAACCAACGACCTACTGATTACAAATCAGTTGCTCTACCAGCTGAGCTAAAGTGGCCTGCAATTTATTTCCATCGTTGTAGATCACTCCAGGTGCTCGTTACCAGGTAAACATTCCGGCAAAAATCACTTGAAAGTCAACGTTGTAAAGAACTTCCCCGCTACACAAAACCATTCGCTATTTTTTGGGAAGGCAAAGGTAACTGAATTTGGGTAATACCAAAATTTTGATGCAAGATTTTTTTACTTGTTTTCAATGTTCTGCTATTATTCTCCCAAATTCCTGCTCCGTTCAAAAAACACAGCTGTCTTTCAATACCGTGAATCCCGCGTCAAATAAGGAATTGAACAACACACGGAACTGATTTACATTGCTGAGCGTGTCATAGTAGCTTTCATAATTTTTTTTCGGCAGGTACACCGCACTGAAGTTATTATTGATGTTTTTGACCACCCAATCCATGTCCATCTGCCGGAAACCATGATCACTCAGCACCAGGATCACCGCCCTGTCCCCTGTCTGCTCCCGGATATGGCGCACCAGTTTGCCCACCACCCCATTGGCATGGACCAGGTACTGGAGGTAGGCTGCTTTCTTCCCTTCCGTACTCCCTTCCACCCCGGCATCCACCGGTGGCGCCGGCCGGCCCAGGCTATCGTACAAAAAAGGTTCGTGCGGCAACATCAGGTGCGTATACACAAAGCGGGGACCGCCGGCAGTATCCCCAGCCAGCGCATAGACACGGTCCAGGATGCCCTGGTTGCCTTTCCGGACCATCTCCCTGTTCCCCTCCCCCGGACCGCCCAGGCGGAAGAAACGGCCCACATTGATGCCCCAGAACCAGGATCTTTTCAGTCGCGGCCAGCAGGTCCTGGCCGTCAGCAGCTGGAACTTCAGTGAGAGGAACCCCGGATCATACTGCGACGGCTGGTCCTGGATATCGAAAATGGAATTATTGACCAGCCGGTAACCGGACCCCTGCAGGTAGCGCAGGGCGGTACTGCCGGAGATCCTGTTGGCGGCATAGGTATAATCCTGCGCCTGGATCTGGCCGAGATCCTTCACCCAGCCCGGGTATTCCATTTCAAAAGTGGCGGCCATGGAAAAAGGGGTATAGGAATAATTGGAAGAAGGATGATCCGCTACAAAAAATTGCTGTTCCCGCAGTGTACGGACAAAAGGGTCATTGCTGTAGTCCCATTTCTCCCGGAGCATATCAAGTCCGGTATATTCATCCAGCAGGAGCAGGAAGATATCAGGCTTTGCACAGGTATCACAAATGCGGCCGGCAACAGGAGCAGGTTTACTTGTTACTGCATGGGCGCCGCTGGTCCCCCACCCTGCCTGCATACCCATGCGCCCGCCATTCAGCAGCAGCAGTACCAGCAATAACGTATTGAGGTAGCGGGTCAGCCGCAGCAGCGGCCTTTTGGTTCGTCCCAAAATAATACCCAGCAACAGCAGCAGGCCCGCCAGCAAGGGCAGCAGTTTATGATCACGGTAAATGGCTTTGCCCAGGACGTTAGCGGCCAGAGCATCCTGGATGGTCCCGTAGAAAAGATAGAGGCCGGTAGCAGTCGTAACCAGCAGGGCCGCTTTATGGGCAGAACGGAACAGGTAGCGGAAAAGAAAATAAGCAGCAAACGTGATAGCAGCAGCCATTCCGAAGTAGGCGGCCAGATCAGTGAACGGCAGCAGACCGGGAAATTCCACGCAGCCATCCGTAAGGAAGAAAGCGATCAGCAGAAGAAAATGCCAGGGCGCCAGGAAGAGCTGGTCCCATGGCTTTGGTTTGCCAGTTTGTATCATTTGCCGGGTTAAGCCGCAAATATACCGCTACCTGCTGCACAAAAATCGGCCCTGGCGGGAAGCCGGCACCTGCTGTTCAACAGGACGCTTCATTAACCCTGGCGGTAGCTTGCGGAATTTGAACGCAGACAGCCATACTGCGCCTCCGGGGTTCAACAGCAGTTCCTCTTGCCAGGCAACTGTGCTATTGATTTTACGCCGGCAGTTTCCGCCAACAAAAAAAGCCACCCGGTGGGTGGCTTTGAATATTTTTTTAGGCTGCCTGTTTATCTTTTTTTCGTTTTATCTGGGTAACGAGCGAATCCATTGCGCTGTCAAAAGATTCCTCAAAAGATTTGGATGATGCTTTTACAAAAAATTGGTGACGCGGTACCTTGACACGGATTTCTGCGATTTTGTCCTTAATGGTGTGTACCACATTGTCTAACTTCAAATACACTTCAACTTTAATAATGCGGTCGTGGAAGGTGCTGATCTTTTCAAGCTTTTTGTTGACGTATTCTACCAGTTTTCCATCGGGACTAAACCGCACGGTCTGAATGTTGACGTTCATAACAATCGCATTTTAACAGTGAACAATAAATAAAAGAACTTAATCGAGGGTAGAAAATTGGTGTTACATAAGCGGCGATTTTGTAATACTGAAGTTAATGCACAGAGGGGGTATTTCCAAATAATATTTGTCACGAAATCGTCCGAAAAAATCCTGATTTTACTCAGCTTTCGGATGTGCTTTTTTATAGGCTTCCTTTAACTTTTCAATGTTGATATGTGTGTAGATCTGGGTGGCCGCCAGGCTGGAATGGCCCAGCAATTCTTTGACGGCATTGATCTCAGCGCCATTGGCTGTAAGGTGAGTGGCAAAGCTGTGCCGGAGTATATGGGGACTTTTTTTCTCAATGGTGGTCACCTGCTTCAGGTAATGGTTCACGGCCTTGTAGATATAATTGGGATACAAGGGCGCTCCCTTCTCTGTTACAAACACATGTATTGTATCAGGTTCTGCAAGCAGCCGTCTTTTCTCCGCCATATAATGCTGCAGGGCCTGCACCAACTGAACAGGTACAGGGAGGATCCGCTCCTTGTTCCCCTTACCCAGTACACGCAGGGTACTTTGTCGTTTATCTACCTGCCCTTCTTTCAGTCCCTGCAATTCTGCACGGCGCATACCGGTAAAGTATAAAACGGATACCAGCAGTTTATCGGTAAACCCCTGCCAGGTATCGGGAAATTCCTGTTTGGTTAGTAATTCCCGCATATCCGCCTCTTCCACATACATGGGCAAACGCCGTGGATTTTTGGGCGCCAGGATCACTTTCATGGGACTCTTTTGAATATTGCCGATGCGCAGGTGGTATTTGAAAAAGGATTTGAGGGTGGAGATCTTCCGGTTAATGGACCGGGCGCCCAGCTGCTCATCGTTCTTCAGGGAGGCCAGCCAGGCCCTGACATGGGTGGAACTGACCAGCGCTACGTCCAGGGAGTCCAGGCCCAGGCCAATAGCCTTACCCGCCGCATTGGGCGTCCGCTCCAGCAGGAAGCTGCTGAAAGCGGCCAGATCGGTCCCGTAGGAGCTGATAGTATGGGGGGAGTAACGCTTCTCCAGCCCGATATAGTCCAGGAAACCGTTGATGGCAGTCTGAATGGGTAATGACATAAAAAAAGGACAGCCACAAAGTTAATACTTTGCGGCTATCCTTCTATATTGTTCAGGATGAAGTCTTATCCTTCGATTACCCCGGTGGCTACCTGTTGTTTGTAGATAGCCTTCAACACTTGTCCACGACGCCTGACAGAGGGCTTGATGAAAGCCTGACGTTCCCTGAGTTGGATCAGGATCTTCGCCTTCTCAAATTTCTTTTTGTACTTTTTGAGCGCTTTGTCAATGTTTTCGCAATCTTTTGAATCGATGATCAGCATAGTTTGATACCTCCTTTAAATGCTTTTGGGGCAGCAAAGATAAGGGGAATTGGATAAATATGGAAACTAAATCTGAAAACCCGATTTTTGTTCCATGTTTACAGGCATTATTGAAACTATGGGGCGGATAGAGGAAGTCCTGGAGGCTGGCACCAACCGGTCTTTCTGGATCAGTTCCTCTCTTACCCCTGAACTGAAACCGGATCAGAGCGTGGCCCACGACGGGGTCTGCCTGACCGTGGAATCCATTGAGAACGACCTCTATAAAGTGACCGCCATCAACGAAACCCTGCAGAAGACCAATCTCCGGCAATGGCAGCCCGGCCATGACGTGAACCTGGAACGCTGCCTGGTGATGAATGGCCGGCTGGATGGTCATATTGTGCAGGGACATACCGATACCGTGGCCAACTGTATTGACGTCAGCAACCTGCCCGGCAGCCATGTGTACCGCTTCAGTATCCGCGAGGAATTTGCCCCGCTGATCATTGAAAAAGGGTCCATCGCCCTCAACGGCATCAGCCTGACGCTGTTTGACGTTACGGTCACCGAGTTTTCCGTGGCCATCATCCCCTATACATTTCAGCATACCAATATTGCACAGGTACAGCCCGGAGCCTTTGTGAATGTGGAATTTGACCTGATCGGGAAATACCTGGCCCGTACGGCAGCCCTTTCTATCAACAAGTCCTGAAACAGTACCTATGCTTTACCTGGCCCTCCATTACTGTCTTTGCTCTGTATTATGTGTGGTTGCCGGGGTACTTTTCCATGCACTGATGCCGGCCCCAGCTCCCCAGGAGGCGCCACCCGCCGCCAGGCCCGCTTTTGTGTATTTTCTCACAGGGTTGGTCCTGCTGACCGGTATTGGTCAGTGGATCATCCTGTTGTTCCCCCTGCAATGGACCGCCCAGGCACTGCTCCTGGTATTGCTGACGCTGCTCTGCTTTTTATACAGGAAAAGACTGGCCCCGCCCCTGGCTGAACTGTTCCACCGGGCCCGACAGGCCAGCCCCTGGCTGGTCGGCAGCCTGGCAGTCCTGCTGCTACTGGTGCTCTGTCTCAATGCCGGTCCCTCCCTGATGGATGATACAGACAGCTACCACGGTCAGATGGTGCAATGGATCCGGGAATATGGTACGGTGCCCGGTCTGGCCAACCTGCACCTGCGCTATGGTTTTAACTCCTCCTGGTTCACCTCCATAGCGCTTTTCTCCAGCCCGCTGCCCGGCATCAACAGCAATATGGCCCTGAACGGCCTGCTGTCCTGCTGGCTGGGCCAATACCTGCTGTCCCTGATACTGACGCCAGACAGCAGCCTCCCGCAGGCAGGCAGGCGCAACCTGGGCATCGGACTGCTGCTGCTATACGCACTGGCCCTTATTACCTGGCCCATGATCCGCGGCAATGCGGTTTCCGCCAATTACGATTTTATTGCCTGCAGCTGTATCCTGGTACTTTTCATCAGCCAGCTGTCTGCCGGCCGCTTCAGCTGGCAACCCGAATGGCTGCTCTGGGGCGCTTATCTTTTTACGGTCCGGTTCATCCATTTTCCCTGGTTATTGCCGGGACTGCTCAGTTGCGGCGTCCTGCTGGCTGCCGGTCGCTGGAAATATGCCGGTACATACCTGCTGCTGGCCGCGGGCTTACTACTTCCTTTCCTGATCCGGAACGTTCAATTATCCGGCTACCCGCTGTTCCCTGTTTACCAGCTGGACCTTTTCCGGCCCGACTGGAAAGCTGATCCCGTCATGACACAGAATATTGTGGATTATATCCACTACTATAACCGGGTGAATGTGCAGTTCAAACCCGTTGAAGAAACCATGGCCCTCTCCTTCCCGGGCTGGATCCCGCATTGGTTCAGACATATTTTCAGCTACGATAAACCTTTGCTGCTGCTGGGCCTGGCCGGACTGCTGGCCAGCTGCTGCTGCCTGCCGGCTATCCGTAAGCGCTACCATGCGGGCATTCAATGGCTGCTGCTCACAGCAGGCATCCAGGTACTCTGCTGGTTCTTCTTCTTCCCCGACCCGCGTTTTGTATATGGCCCGCTGCTCTGCTTTGCACTCATGGGCTGCCTGTTACTACCGGCGCCTGCCTTGCCGGCCCGCAGCACAAGGATACTGACCATCTTGCTGACAGCCGGACTGCTGCTGTACAGCGGCAACAAACTACGGCAGCTACCTGACGGCAGGCAGCTGGCCCTGCCCGCTCCCCTGCCCGTACCGCCACTGGACACCCTGAAGCTGGATGGCATCACCCTGTATATTCCGGAGGCCATGCCAGGTAACTGGAACGCCCGCTGTTATGGAACGCCGCTCCCCTGCCTGTACCGCGTTCATCCCCGGCTGCGGGCAAGAGGCCAATCCCTGCATGATGGCTTTTACCTGGCGCCGGCAGATAACACCCGCCCGGAAGAAAGAAATGTGTATAATTGGTATTGATAGCTGCTAAAAAACATACAACATGCTGCTGACCCTGCTGGCCTGGCTTTATATCACCTGGAACTGTTTTGCCTGGGGACACCTGCTGTTCAGACTGGCGGGACGCAGGTTCCTGCTGCCGGACAGGGCGCCGGATCCTGGCATCACCTGTCTGACAGGCTTGCTGACCATTGGTATGCTGGCCTCCTGGGCTTCCCTGTTCACAGCGCTGGATGGCTTCCCGCATGCAATCGTGCTGGGGGGCACCATTGGCTGGACTTTGGGACGAACCAACAGGCGTTTCCTGCGCGATAGTATCCTGCCTTTGAAGACGGCCGTCAGCAGCTGGCCGATAGGCGCTTTGCTGGCAGCCTGCCTGCTGCTGGTACTGGTGATCAGCAGCTACGAGATCAAACACCCGGATACGCTGATCTATCATGCACAGGCCATCCACTGGATGGAAACCTATAAAGCAGTGCCAGGGCTTGTGCACCTGGACAGCATGATGGCCATGGCCAATCTGTGGTTCACTGCTATGGCCATGTTCCGGTTCAATTTCCTGGGCGCCCATCCTTTTCTTTTCCTGAATGGCGCTGTGCTCTGCTGGTTCTTCGGGTTCATTGGCAACAGACTGGCGGCCAGCAGGACCGCCAATGGTTACCATTGGCAGGAAACCACCGGCTGGCTGCTCCTACTGGTATTTTCATTGCTGTCCTGGACCCAGGTGCGACTGACAGCCGCTTCCGCCAGTCCTGACTTTATTGTGTCCCTGCTCTGCTGGAGCAGCTTTTACCTGCTGCTGAAAGGCTGGCCGCAAACCGGGAACAGCAAAGCCGTTCCGCTCTACCTGTTCCTGTTGGTATTTTTTACCTGTGGCGCTTTTGTCAGCAAGCTGTCCACCGCCGCCCTGGTGCTGCTGCCGCTGCTGGTGGCAGGCCGGCTGCTATGGCAACGCCAATACCGCGCTTTCAGCTGGCTGCCACTGACCCTGCTGCTGTTCCTGCTCCCCTTCTGCCTCCGCAACCTGATCTCGGCAGGTTATCCTTTCTACCCATCTTCGTTTATGGGTAACTGGTGGAACCCCGACTGGAAATACAACCCCGCTAAAATGACCATCGTACGGGAATATGTCACAGCCTACGCCCGGGACCCGGAACGTACTACGCCTGTGCATGAGATGGCCACAGCAGGCCCTGGTCAGTGGATACCTGTCTGGTGGAAAACAGTGGCAGGTGTTGACCAGCTCCTGCTGGTTTCCCTGGCCCTGCTGCTGCTGGCCTTCCTGGTGCGGTGGCCGCTCAAAAAACTGGATAGCCGCTGGCGCCTGGTATTGCTGGTCAGCGGGGGGGGTAGTCTTATCTGGTTCTGGGTAGCGCCTGCGGTACGGTTTGGCACCGGTTTCCTGCTGCCTTTATGGTACTGCCTGTTCCTGGCAGTATGGCCTTCCCGCTTTGTAAAGGAGCGATGGGAAGGCCGGGCGGCCCTCCGGGGATTTGCCGGTCTATTATTAATTGTGAGCCTGGCCGCCTCAGCTTACAGCATATACCGGGTCACGCATTATTATCTGAAGGACCAGGTATGGGTTCCCGCAGGCGTCCGGGCAATTCCCTATACCCCTGTAAATTGCCAGGGTCAGGTATTTAACCTGACCCTGGAAGATGATTATTCCGGTTTTTCTCCGGTACCTGTTATTAAAGATAGTTGTCAGCGTTTCCGGCTCAGGGATACCAGCCTCCAATCAGGTTTCAAAGCCAATCCCTGACCGCGGCTTTTCTTCTCCCCAAGATCAATTAGCGCATCAGGTACATTTTGCCGTAGCCGTTATTAAAGTATTTATCTGTATTGTCTCCTTCTGACTTGTACTTGTCCATGCGTTTGCCGTTCAGCGTAGTGACCACCCGGTAGAGATACACACCATTGGCCAGTTTGGAGCCATACTGGTCTGTTCCATTCCATTTGAATTCTGTGATATTCCTTCCGATCCGTATGGGGCCCAGCTCATTCATGGTGATCTCGCGGACAATCTTACCGGTAACGGTAAGGATCTGGATCTTCATGTTCTGGGGCAGCTCGCTGCCGGTGAGCGTGAAGACGAAGGCCGTGGAGGTACTGAAGGGGTTGGGATAGTTCAG from Candidatus Pseudobacter hemicellulosilyticus encodes the following:
- the secE gene encoding preprotein translocase subunit SecE, with product MNKVTTYFRESYKELLEKVSWPTWTQLQQSTLIVLVATLLITAIVWVMDLVAQSGLKFIYSLIH
- the tuf gene encoding elongation factor Tu, which encodes MSKETFKRDKPHVNVGTIGHIDHGKTTLTAAITTILAKSGMAQAKKYDEIDAAPEEKERGITINTAHVEYQTVNRHYAHVDCPGHADYVKNMITGAAQMDGAILVVAATDGPMPQTKEHILLARQVGVPRMVVFMNKVDLVDDPELLELVEMEIRELLSFYGFDGDNTPIIKGSATGALAGEEQWVKAVEELMTAVDEYIPLPPRPVDQPFLMSVEDVFSITGRGTVATGRIERGRIKVGEAIEIVGLMEAPLSSTVTGVEMFRKLLDAGEAGDNAGLLLRGIEKTQVRRGMVLVKPGSITPHTEFKGEVYVLSKEEGGRHTPFFNKYRPQFYFRTTDVTGECELPAGTEMVMPGDNTSLTVKLIQPIAMEKGLKFAIREGGRTVGAGQVTEIIK
- a CDS encoding HPF/RaiA family ribosome-associated protein, with translation MNVNIQTVRFSPDGKLVEYVNKKLEKISTFHDRIIKVEVYLKLDNVVHTIKDKIAEIRVKVPRHQFFVKASSKSFEESFDSAMDSLVTQIKRKKDKQAA
- a CDS encoding tyrosine-type recombinase/integrase, which produces MSLPIQTAINGFLDYIGLEKRYSPHTISSYGTDLAAFSSFLLERTPNAAGKAIGLGLDSLDVALVSSTHVRAWLASLKNDEQLGARSINRKISTLKSFFKYHLRIGNIQKSPMKVILAPKNPRRLPMYVEEADMRELLTKQEFPDTWQGFTDKLLVSVLYFTGMRRAELQGLKEGQVDKRQSTLRVLGKGNKERILPVPVQLVQALQHYMAEKRRLLAEPDTIHVFVTEKGAPLYPNYIYKAVNHYLKQVTTIEKKSPHILRHSFATHLTANGAEINAVKELLGHSSLAATQIYTHINIEKLKEAYKKAHPKAE
- the rpsU gene encoding 30S ribosomal protein S21, which codes for MLIIDSKDCENIDKALKKYKKKFEKAKILIQLRERQAFIKPSVRRRGQVLKAIYKQQVATGVIEG
- a CDS encoding riboflavin synthase; translation: MFTGIIETMGRIEEVLEAGTNRSFWISSSLTPELKPDQSVAHDGVCLTVESIENDLYKVTAINETLQKTNLRQWQPGHDVNLERCLVMNGRLDGHIVQGHTDTVANCIDVSNLPGSHVYRFSIREEFAPLIIEKGSIALNGISLTLFDVTVTEFSVAIIPYTFQHTNIAQVQPGAFVNVEFDLIGKYLARTAALSINKS